TCGGATCCAGCCAGAAGTGGCTGGCGATCTGCCCGGCCACCCCGCAGCTGGTGCAGGTGGGTGTGCAGACGGTGCTCGACACCGTGCCGTTCGGATCGTGGAAGACCCATCGGCGGGTCTGAGCGGATCGCCGCCCGGGGGTGATCGGCGGGCCCGGCGGGATGCCGTCGGCGCCGCCCGACTCTAGGATGACAACGACATGACGAACCACGAGGTAGAGCAGATGAATTCGGACTTGCAGCCGGTGCGGCGATGACCGCGATGGTAGCGGACCCGTCCCAGCCCGACGGTCACGCCGCCAGCGCTCCGCGGGCGGCGGTGGTGGCCATCATGGCCGGCGACGGCGTCCAGATCGGGATGCTGCTCGACGCCGAAGCGCCGGTGTCGGTGATGATCGACCCGTTGCTGACCGTGGTCAACGACCGCCTGCTGGAGCTGGAGGAGTCCCCGCTGCAGGCCGAGGGCCGGGGCCGGTGGGTGCTGTGCCGTGTCGACGGCACCGCGTTGCGTTCCGCCCAATCGCTGACCGAACAACGCGTGTATGACGGGGACCGGCTCTGGCTACGGTATGTCGAGGACCCCGAGCACCGGTCCCCGGTCATCGAACACATCTCCACGGCGGTGGCCGTCACCCTGGCCCAACGGTTCAAACCGCTCACCGCCGGCTCGGCGGTTCAGGTCGGGGTGGCTCTGCTGGCCGGCGGGGTGCTGTTGGTCACCGGCCTGCTCGGCTGGTGGCGGTACGGCCACGACAGTTGGCTGCCCGCGGTGTACGGCGGGATCGTGGCGGTGCTGGTGCTGGTGACGGCGGCGTTGATGCTGGTCCGGGCCGAGACGCTGCGCGATTACCGACTCGCCGACACGCTGCTGGTCGGCTCCCTGCCCCCGCTGTCGGTGGCGGCGGCGGCCGCGGTGCCCGGGCCGGTGGCGGCGGCCCACGCCGCACTCGGATTCGGAGTGGCCGGTGTCGCCGCGCTGTTGATGCTGCGGTTCACCGGGCGTCGGCTGGCGCTGTACTCCACGGTGATCGTGCTCGGGCTGGCGGTCACGGTGGCCGCGGTGCTGCGGATGACCCTGCTGACCGGCGCGGTGACCCTGCTGACCTGCGTGCTGCTGCTCAGCATGTTCTTCTACCACACGGCGGCGTCCCTGGTCCGGTGGCTGGCCGGCATCCGGCTGCCGGTGTTCCCGTCGGCCACCAGCCAATGGGTGTTCGAGGTCCGGCCGGACCTGCCCACCACGGTGGTGACCGCGGCCGACCAGGCGCCGGTCTTGGAGGGCCCCGAATCGATCCGACAGGTCATGCTGCACGCCGAACGCGCTCGTGGTCTGCTCTCCGGTCTGCTCGTGGCCCTGGGGGTGCTGGTGGTGGTGACCACCGTCGGGTTGGCCGACCCGCATGCCGAGCGGCGCTGGCTGCCGCTGCTGATCGCGACCCTGGTGGCCACCGTCCTGCTGCTGCGCGGCCGGTCGTTCCGCGATCGGGGCCAGTCGATCACGGTGACCCTCACCGCGGTCTTCGTCGTGGTCGGCGTGGTGGTGCGCTACATCGTGGAGCTGCAGACCCCGGCCATGCTCTCGGCGGGGGTGGCCCTGCTGTTGCTGCTGCCGGCCGGGGGGCTGATCGCCGCGGCCGTGGTGCCCAACACCGTCTACAGTCCGCTGTTCCGCAAGCTGGTGGAGTGGATCGAGTACCTGTGCTTGATGCCGATCTTCCCACTGGGCTTCTGGTTGATGAATGTCTATGAAGCGATCCGGTATCGGTAGGCGGGTGGCGGCGGCGACCAGCACGGTGGCGATGATCGCGGCCCATCCGCTGCTCGCCGCCCCGACCGCGCTCGCCATCGCGCCGCCGGTCATCGACGTGGGGGCGACGCCGCCGGACGGCCCGCCCGGCCCGGAACAGGAGATGCGACAGAGTGCCTACTGCGTCGACGGGGCGGTCGCGCCGGGCAGCGACTTCCGCGTGCAGCCGAAGTTCATGGACATGCTCAATCTCCCGGAGGCGTGGCGGTTCGGCCGGGGCGCCGGGGTGAAGGTGGCGGTCATCGACACCGGGGTGACGCCGCATCCGCGGCTGCCGAACCTCACCGGCGGCGGTGACTATGTCATGGCCGGCGGGGACGGGCTCTCCGACTGCGACGCCCACGGCACGGTGGTGGCCTCCCTGATCGGTGCGGCGCCGGCGGGCGCGATCGCTCCGCTGCCCCCACCGCGGGAGACCCGCCGGCCGCCGACGGTGCCGACGACCGAGGCGCCGCCGCCACCGCCCCCGCCGCAGACCATCACCCTGGAGGTCCCCACGCCGGTGCCGGTACCGGCCGAGGAGCCGGCGCCGGCCGAGCCGGCCCCGCCGGAACCCGGCCAAGGCCCCCCGCAGGGCCCGCCTGCGCCGCAACCCGGCCCGGCCGCCAACAACCGGTCGGGGCTGGTGACCGGTGGCGCCTATTCCGGGGGCGGACACGTCGCCGCGGTCGACAACGTCGTCGAGGCGCCGGCCAACCCGCCACCACCTACCGGACCGGACGCCTTCAACGGGGTCGCACCCGACGTCGAGTTGATCTCGATCAGGCAGTCCAGTGCGGCTTTCAGTCCCAAAGACGCGTTCGGCGACCAGGATCCGCAGGTGCGGGAGAAGATCGACAATATGCGCACCATGGCGCGCGCGATCGTGCACGCCGCCAACCTCGGCGCCCGGGTGATCAACATCTCCACCGTCACGTGCATGAACACCCGCACCATGATCGACGTCCCCGAACTCGGCGCGGCGGTGCACTACGCGGCGGTCGACAAGGACGCCGTCATCGTGGTGGCGGCCGGCGACATCGGCCAGCGCGACTGCAAGAAGAACCCGGCCTACGACCCCTTGCGGCCCAACGACCCTCGCAATTGGAACGGTGTTAATACAGTGGTGACCCCGGCGTGGTTCGACGATTACGTGTTGACGGTGGGCGCGGTGAACTCCGACGGCGTGCCGCTGGCCGACTTGAGCCTCTCCGGCCCGTGGGTGTCGATCGCCGCGCCGGGCTCCGACATCGTCGGGCTGTCCAACCGCGACGACGGGCTGATCAACGCCTTCGACGGCCCGGACAACACGCAACTGGTCCCGGCCGGTCCCGCCTACTCCGCCGCGATCGTCTCGGGGGTCGCCGCTCTGGTGCGCGCCAGGTATCCCGACCTCACCTACCACCAGATCATCCACCGGCTCACCAGCACGGCGCACCCGCCGGCGCGCGGGGTGGACAACCAGGTCGGTTACGGCGTCATCGATCCGGTGGCGGCGTTGACCTGGGATGTGCCCGCCGGGCCCGCACAGCCACCGGAACGGCTCTCGGCGCCCTTGGAGCTGCCCCCACCGGAGACGCCGCGCAACATGGTGCCGATCTACGTGGCTGCCGGCGGCTTGGCGGCTGCCCTGCTCATCGCCGGTGCGGTGCTGGGCGCGACCGCGATGGTGCGCCGGTCGGAGGACCAGCAGTGAAGGCGCAGCGTCGGTTGGGGCTGGCGGTCGGCTGGCTGCCGCTGACCGTGGTCTTTCTCATCGACGTCGCGATCATGGTGCTGGTCAGCAATTGGCCGGGTACCTGGCGACCCGACATCGCCTGGTGGGTTGGGATCGGTGTCGCCGCGGTGCTCGCGTTGATGGTGCTGCTGGCAGTCCGCGGGGTGTCGTTGAGCACGCTCGTCGGCCGTTGGGTGCGCAACTTCTTCACCAAGGTGGAGCCGAAACTGGCGGCCGGGCGCACGGCGGCCATCGACCATCATCGACGCTACGGTCACGCCACCGTCGGGGTGCGCGAGTACCGCGGCGGGCTGGTGGCCGTGGTTGCGGTCGCGACGCCGGTGGAGGCCGCCGCGGGCCGGCACAGTCGGCCCGACTCCGCCGACGCCGCTGACCTACCGGTGCAGGTGATCGCCGACGGTCTGCAGCAGTTCGACGTCCACCTCGACGAAATCGACATCCTCACCGTCGCCACCACCGACGCTGACACCACCGCAGTTCGACCCGGTGCCTGGCTGGTGCTGCGGATGAACCCGCAAAGCAACGTCGGTGCGATAGCGGTGCGCGATTCGGTTGCCTCCACCGTCGCGGCCGCCGCCGAACGGATCGCCGACGACCTCGGTCGGCGGCGCTTCGACGCGTGGCCGCTCACCGCCGACGAGATCGGCGAGTTGGACACTCTGGTGCTGGCCGGCTTGCAGCCGGCCGACAGTCGGGTGCGGCTGCGGTTCATCAAGCAGCGCCGGGACGCCAAAACCGTCAGCTATGTGACGTCGTTCTGGGTCTCACCGAAGGACATCGACGTCGAGACGTTCGACCAGCTCGCCGAATCCGACACCGACGCGACGGTGGTGACCGTGCGGCTCCGGCAGCGACACGGGGAGGTTCAGGTGTCGGCCTGGGTGCGACAGCACAGTGCGGACCGACTGGCGAAGAAGGCGTGGAAAGGGCTGAATCGTCTTACCGGGCAACAACTTCGCGCGGTATCGGCCAGTCTTCCGGTGCCATCACGGACGTTGACGTTGCCCAGCCGTGCTCTTGGACGCGACGAAGACCTGAGCGTGCCGTTGCACCAGAGGGAGACGCCGAGCCCGGTCGAGGCTGGGCAATGACCGGTCCACAGTCCAGCGGAAGCGACGCCCGCAACGCGATGGTCGCCGGGCTGTTGGCCTCCGGGATCTCGGTCAACGGGTTGCAGCCGAGCAACAACCCCAAGGTGGCCGCCCAGATGTTCAGCACCGCCACCGCGCTGGATCCGAGCATGTGCGACGCGTGGCTGGCCCGCATCCTGGCCGGTGACGACAGTCTCGAGGTGGTCGCCAACGCCTGGGCCGCGGTGAAGACCTTCGGGTGGGAGACCCGGCGGCTCGGCGTGGCCGACCTGCAGTTTCGTCCCGAGGTCTCCGACGGGCTGTTTCTGCGGCTGGCGATCGGCAGTGTCGAATCATTGGCCGCCGCCTATGCCGCCGCGCTCCTGGAGGCCAAACGCTATGACGAGGCGGCCCGACTGCTCGATGAGACCACCGCGCGTCAGCCGATCGATGCCGAAGTGCTCAGCTACGTGCGGGGTCTGCTGTATTTCCGTACCGGGCGCTGGCCCGACGTACTGACCCAGTTCCCCGCCGCGACGATGTGGCGCAGCCCCGAGTTGAAGGCCGCGGCCGCGGCGATGGCCACCACCGCCCTGGCCTCCCTGGGGGTCTTCGAGGAGGCCACTCGGCGCGCATCGGAAGCCATCGAAGGCGACCGCGTCCCGGCGGCCGCCAACGTCGCGCTCTACACCCAGGGGCTGTGCCTGCGCCATCTGGGCCGTGAGGACGAGGCGGTGGAGTTGCTGCGCCGGGTGTACTCCCGCGACGCCACCTTCGGCCCGGCCCGTGAGGCGCTGGAGAACCGCGAGTACGGGTTGATCATCACCGACCCGGAGACGATCGAGGCACGCACCGACCCGTGGGACGTCGACAGCGCGCCGACCCGCGAGCAGGCCGAGGCGGCGCGGCACGCCGAGACCGCGGCGAAGTATCTGGCCGAGGGCGACGCCGAACTCAACGCCATGTTGGGCATGGAGCGGGCCAAACGCGAGATCCGGTTGATCAAATCCACCACCAAGGTGAACCTGGCCCGCGAGAAGATGGGCCTGCCGGTTCCGGTCAGCTCCCGCCATGCGCTGCTGCTCGGCCCGCCCGGGACCGGCAAAACGTCCGTGGCGCGCGCGTTCACCAAACAGCTGTGCGGGCTCACGGTGCTGCGCAAACCCCTGGTCGTGGAGACCAGCCGCACCAAGCTGTTGGGCCGCCACATGGCCGATGCGGAGAAGAACACCGAGGAGATGCTCGAAGGGGCTCTCGGTGGAGCGGTCTTCTTCGACGAGATGCACACCCTGCACGAGCGCGGCTACTCCCAGGGCGACCCGTACGGCAACGCCATCATCAACACCGTGCTGCTGTACATGGAGAACCACCGCGACGAACTCGTGGTCTTCGGTGCCGGATACGCCAACGCGATGGAGAAGATGCTCGACGTCAACCCCGGGCTGCGGCGACGGTTCTCCACGGTCATCGAGTTCTACAGCTACACCCCGCCGGAGTTGATCGCGCTGACCCAGCTGATGGGGCGCGAAAACGAGGACGTCATCACCGACGAGGCGGTGGCGGTGCTGTTGCCCTCCTACACGGAGTTCTACGAGGAGGAGAACTACTCCGAGGACGGCGATCTCATCCGCGGGATCGACGTCTTGGGCAACGCCGGCTTCGTGCGCAACGTCGTGGAGAAGGCCCGCGATCACCGCAACGCCCGTCTCGACGACGAGGACCTGGACGCGCTGCTGGCCAGCGACCTGACCGAGTTCGACGAAAGCCAGCTGTTGCGCTTCAAAGAACTCACCGCCGAGGACTTGGCGGAGGGACTGAACGCAGCGGTCGCCGAAAACAAGAACAGCGCATCGTAGTTCGCTCCACGCCGGGTCAGCCGCACGGACTCCGCGGCCGGGCCCTGGTCAGCGCGTCGAGTTGACGGCGAGCGCAGACGGTGTCAGTATTGCTGTTGCATGCACCTCGCTAGGTGAGGCGTCTGCATGGACAAAGGCCACTGACCTTGAACGTCGAGAGACGCCCCGGGTCAGGACAGCTCCTCCCGGCTTAAGGGTTGAGCCCAAGTGGCTTTCGGGAGAACCGGATACGCCGTGCAGTGCCGAAACTCAGACGAGAGGGGTGCGGCGCCCGACACATCAGTCGGGTTGCTTCTTCCCCTGACTGTGCACGCGTGGCGACACCCCCGTGTGTCCTGGCTGTGAGGAGGTGAGGGCGAGATTGAGTCCCAGCGATAGTCATTATCCGGCTTCGATGATCAGTCCGTTCCGATCCGGCTCCAGCATCATCTCCGCTGCCTGAAAAAGACTGGCTCCCCGCCGTTTTCGTGCGCGCTCGCTGTGTGTGAGCGTGCCGATCCTGCGGGCATGCCTGCGGCGGAAACGCGGGAGGCGTTGATCGGCGCTGCGTTCCGTCAGGAGGTAACCCATGTCCTTCGTCTTCACTCAACCCGAGTTTCTGACCGCCGCCGCCGCGGAACTGACCGGTATCGGCTCCGCCGTGCAGGCCGGCAACACCGCTGCGGCCGGTCCGACCACCGGGGTCTTCCCCGCCGGCGCCGACGAGGTGTCGATGTTGACCACCGCGCAGTTCGTGGCCCACGCCCAGCATTACCAGGCGGTGGCCGCCCAGGCCACAGCCATCCACGAGCAGTTCGTTGCTGTGTTGAGCGGCAACGCCGACGCCTACGCGGTGACCGAAGCCGCGAACGCGGCAGGTGCTGCCTAAACCGGAAGGGGCCGGTGATGTTTGTTGACTTTGGCGCACGTCCACCGGAGATCAACGCCGCCTTGATCTACGGCGGTGATGGTTCGGCGACGATGCAGGCCGCGGCCGCCGCCTGGGACGGGTTGTCGGCCAACCTGCAGTCGACGTCGAATTCGTACAAGGCCGTGATCTCGCGGCTGGCGACCGAGGAGTGGTTGGGCCCGTCGTCGGCGGCGATGGCGACGAAGGTCACGCCGCACCTGATGTGGATGGATACCGCCGCGACCCAAGCCGAGCAGACCGCGATGCAGGCACGTGCGGTGGTGGCGGCGTTCGACGGGGCCTTCGCGTTGACGACGCCGCCGCCGGTGATCGCAGCCAATCGGAGCCTGCAGGCGTCGTTGATCGCGACGAATTTCCTGGGGCAGAACACCGGGGCGATCATGGCCACTGAGGCGCTCTACATGGAGATGTGGGCGCAGTGCGCCACGGCGATGTACGGTTACGCCGCCAGCGCCGGGGCCGCCGCCCAACTGGCGCCGTTTGCTACGCCGACCCAGAACGCCAACCCCGCCGGGCAGGGGCTGCAGGAGGCGGCGAAGAGCGAAGCGGGGGCTCGATCCGGCGCGGGAGGCACCCAGAACGTGCTGTCGGGTCTGCTCGGAAGTCTGTTCAACTCCGGGGAGTCCGGGGGCATCCTCGGCGACGCCGGGGCCGCGGGCATCGGACCGAACGCCAACATC
This sequence is a window from Mycolicibacillus parakoreensis. Protein-coding genes within it:
- the eccD gene encoding type VII secretion integral membrane protein EccD, whose protein sequence is MTAMVADPSQPDGHAASAPRAAVVAIMAGDGVQIGMLLDAEAPVSVMIDPLLTVVNDRLLELEESPLQAEGRGRWVLCRVDGTALRSAQSLTEQRVYDGDRLWLRYVEDPEHRSPVIEHISTAVAVTLAQRFKPLTAGSAVQVGVALLAGGVLLVTGLLGWWRYGHDSWLPAVYGGIVAVLVLVTAALMLVRAETLRDYRLADTLLVGSLPPLSVAAAAAVPGPVAAAHAALGFGVAGVAALLMLRFTGRRLALYSTVIVLGLAVTVAAVLRMTLLTGAVTLLTCVLLLSMFFYHTAASLVRWLAGIRLPVFPSATSQWVFEVRPDLPTTVVTAADQAPVLEGPESIRQVMLHAERARGLLSGLLVALGVLVVVTTVGLADPHAERRWLPLLIATLVATVLLLRGRSFRDRGQSITVTLTAVFVVVGVVVRYIVELQTPAMLSAGVALLLLLPAGGLIAAAVVPNTVYSPLFRKLVEWIEYLCLMPIFPLGFWLMNVYEAIRYR
- a CDS encoding S8 family serine peptidase, whose protein sequence is MKRSGIGRRVAAATSTVAMIAAHPLLAAPTALAIAPPVIDVGATPPDGPPGPEQEMRQSAYCVDGAVAPGSDFRVQPKFMDMLNLPEAWRFGRGAGVKVAVIDTGVTPHPRLPNLTGGGDYVMAGGDGLSDCDAHGTVVASLIGAAPAGAIAPLPPPRETRRPPTVPTTEAPPPPPPPQTITLEVPTPVPVPAEEPAPAEPAPPEPGQGPPQGPPAPQPGPAANNRSGLVTGGAYSGGGHVAAVDNVVEAPANPPPPTGPDAFNGVAPDVELISIRQSSAAFSPKDAFGDQDPQVREKIDNMRTMARAIVHAANLGARVINISTVTCMNTRTMIDVPELGAAVHYAAVDKDAVIVVAAGDIGQRDCKKNPAYDPLRPNDPRNWNGVNTVVTPAWFDDYVLTVGAVNSDGVPLADLSLSGPWVSIAAPGSDIVGLSNRDDGLINAFDGPDNTQLVPAGPAYSAAIVSGVAALVRARYPDLTYHQIIHRLTSTAHPPARGVDNQVGYGVIDPVAALTWDVPAGPAQPPERLSAPLELPPPETPRNMVPIYVAAGGLAAALLIAGAVLGATAMVRRSEDQQ
- the eccE gene encoding type VII secretion protein EccE, translating into MKAQRRLGLAVGWLPLTVVFLIDVAIMVLVSNWPGTWRPDIAWWVGIGVAAVLALMVLLAVRGVSLSTLVGRWVRNFFTKVEPKLAAGRTAAIDHHRRYGHATVGVREYRGGLVAVVAVATPVEAAAGRHSRPDSADAADLPVQVIADGLQQFDVHLDEIDILTVATTDADTTAVRPGAWLVLRMNPQSNVGAIAVRDSVASTVAAAAERIADDLGRRRFDAWPLTADEIGELDTLVLAGLQPADSRVRLRFIKQRRDAKTVSYVTSFWVSPKDIDVETFDQLAESDTDATVVTVRLRQRHGEVQVSAWVRQHSADRLAKKAWKGLNRLTGQQLRAVSASLPVPSRTLTLPSRALGRDEDLSVPLHQRETPSPVEAGQ
- the eccA gene encoding type VII secretion AAA-ATPase EccA, with product MTGPQSSGSDARNAMVAGLLASGISVNGLQPSNNPKVAAQMFSTATALDPSMCDAWLARILAGDDSLEVVANAWAAVKTFGWETRRLGVADLQFRPEVSDGLFLRLAIGSVESLAAAYAAALLEAKRYDEAARLLDETTARQPIDAEVLSYVRGLLYFRTGRWPDVLTQFPAATMWRSPELKAAAAAMATTALASLGVFEEATRRASEAIEGDRVPAAANVALYTQGLCLRHLGREDEAVELLRRVYSRDATFGPAREALENREYGLIITDPETIEARTDPWDVDSAPTREQAEAARHAETAAKYLAEGDAELNAMLGMERAKREIRLIKSTTKVNLAREKMGLPVPVSSRHALLLGPPGTGKTSVARAFTKQLCGLTVLRKPLVVETSRTKLLGRHMADAEKNTEEMLEGALGGAVFFDEMHTLHERGYSQGDPYGNAIINTVLLYMENHRDELVVFGAGYANAMEKMLDVNPGLRRRFSTVIEFYSYTPPELIALTQLMGRENEDVITDEAVAVLLPSYTEFYEEENYSEDGDLIRGIDVLGNAGFVRNVVEKARDHRNARLDDEDLDALLASDLTEFDESQLLRFKELTAEDLAEGLNAAVAENKNSAS
- a CDS encoding PE family protein is translated as MSFVFTQPEFLTAAAAELTGIGSAVQAGNTAAAGPTTGVFPAGADEVSMLTTAQFVAHAQHYQAVAAQATAIHEQFVAVLSGNADAYAVTEAANAAGAA
- a CDS encoding PPE family protein; its protein translation is MFVDFGARPPEINAALIYGGDGSATMQAAAAAWDGLSANLQSTSNSYKAVISRLATEEWLGPSSAAMATKVTPHLMWMDTAATQAEQTAMQARAVVAAFDGAFALTTPPPVIAANRSLQASLIATNFLGQNTGAIMATEALYMEMWAQCATAMYGYAASAGAAAQLAPFATPTQNANPAGQGLQEAAKSEAGARSGAGGTQNVLSGLLGSLFNSGESGGILGDAGAAGIGPNANIWNTLTSTGMINPAVASSMIADMAVVQEFNEAVPGRFAPGSFAPALPAVQPATTAMLASAGLPASATGGLGSAPASVSAGMARATPVGVLSVPASWNAATPTAAAANVLPGHSPAAAPTGGHGAPGVPLAGMARGGSAAGPRYGIRPTVMARPPAAGYAPELF